A genomic region of Elaeis guineensis isolate ETL-2024a chromosome 9, EG11, whole genome shotgun sequence contains the following coding sequences:
- the LOC105035301 gene encoding uncharacterized protein: protein MASSEAPAAAMEVEGSGPPAPPRPQFEALKPHEMSDGLVQFRKVPVPPHRYAPLKRNWMEIYTPVYEQMKIDIRMNLKARRVELKTRSDTPDVSNLQKCADFIHAFMLGFDVADAIALLRLDDLYVDSFEIKDVKTLRGEHLSRAIGRLSGKGGKTKFAIENSTRTRIVIADTKIHILGSFLNIKVARDSLSSLILGSPAGKVYSKLRAVTARLAEKY from the exons ATGGCATCGAGCGAGGCGCCGGCGGCCGCCATGGAGGTCGAGGGAAGCGGCCCTCCGGCTCCTCCGCGCCCTCAGTTTGAAGCTTTGAAGCCCCACGAGATGTCGGATGGGTTGGTCCAGTTCCGGAAGGTGCCGGTCCCGCCCCACCGCTACGCGCCTTTGAAAAGGAACTGGATGGAGATCTACACCCCCGTCTACGAGCAGATGAAGATCGATATAAGGATGAACCTCAAG GCTCGGAGAGTGGAACTTAAGACGCGATCAGACACACCAGACGTGAGTAATCTGCAGAAATGTGCGGACTTCATCCATGCATTCATGCTTGGATTTGATGTTGCTGATGCCATTGCCTTGCTGCGTCTGGATGATCTCTACGTTGATTCTTTTGAGATCAAGGATGTGAAGACACTTCGTGGGGAGCACCTTTCACGAGCTATTGGTAGGCTTTCTGGAAAAGGAGGCAAGACAAAGTTTGCCATTGAAAATTCTACGAGGACTCGGATTGTCATTGCGGATACTAAGATCCACATCTTGGGATCTTTCTTGAACATTAAGGTTGCGAGAGATTCACTTTCTAGTCTAATTTTAGGTTCACCTGCTGGTAAAGTCTACTCCAAACTTAGGGCTGTCACTGCTAGATTGGCAGAAAAGTATTGA